A single window of Nematostella vectensis chromosome 4, jaNemVect1.1, whole genome shotgun sequence DNA harbors:
- the LOC5511342 gene encoding glucoside xylosyltransferase 1 isoform X1: MPFIKRLIFGLATLIVVLELVLLLFFAGSHSELEVVKELITTKASVVQDVRSNVKERRQTQRPTQSPRIPAALIERKQKKELIHISIVICGSRKDEALTMLKSSILFTNRTLVFHILAESGLHDGLKSVLDHWPCVEGKQVSYKIHPLKFPEGQKPDEWKKLFKPCAAQRLFLPDILTEVDSLIYMDIDTLFLSPVQWLWDQFSNFNSSQLASMTPEGEVSATGWYNRFARHPYYGKLGLNSGVMLMNLTRMRSFGWQEKILPIYNKYRFDITWGDQDILNILFHYHPELVYVLSCEWNYRNDHCIYGNNCKTADTNGIYILHGNRGVFTNNKQPVFRAVYEGIEDAKQAGGIKEAVNALERRLGSHRKGYCGKAVDALLKFPRQLSAS, from the exons ATGCCTTTTATAAAGAGGCTGATATTCGGATTAGCAACTTTGATTGTAGTCCTAGAATTGGTGCTGCTCCTATTTTTCGCAGGAAGTCATTCTGAGCTAGAAGTTGTCAAGGAACTGATCACAACCAAAGCTAGCGTTGTTCAGGATGTGCGGAGTAATGTAAAGGAAAGGCGACAAACACAAAGACCGACTCAATCCCCACGGATTCCCGCTGCTTTGATAGAAAG AAAGCAAAAGAAAGAACTTATCCACATTAGCATAGTTATTTGTGGTTCGCGCAAAGATGAAGCCCTCACAATGCTAAAATCCAGCATTCTATTCACAAACAGAACACTAGTGTTTCACATATTAGCTGAGTCTGGACTTCATGATGGCCTCAAATCAGTTCTGGATCATTGGCCTTGTGTCGAGGGCAAGCAAGTTAGCTACAAGATCCACCCTCTCAAGTTTCCTGAAGGTCAAAAGCCAGATGAGTGGAAAAAATTGTTCAAGCCTTGTGCAGCACAGAGGCTGTTTTTACCT GACATTCTTACGGAAGTTGACAGCCTAATATATATGGACATAGACACATTATTCCTGTCTCCAGTACAATGGCTATGGGATCAATTCAGCAACTTCAACTCTTCACAACTGGCGTCAATGACTCCAGAGGGAGAGGTGTCAGCCACTGGCTGGTACAACAGATTTGCACGCCATCCTTACTATGGCAAGCTGGGCCTTAATTCTGGAGTAATGCTGATGAATCTAACGCGAATGAGATCATTTGGCTGGCAGGAGAAGATATTACCTATATACAACAAGTATCGCTTTGATATTACATGGGGAGACCAGGATATCCTGAATATACTTTTCCACTACCATCCAG AGTTGGTGTACGTGTTGAGCTGTGAGTGGAATTACCGTAATGATCACTGCATCTATGGCAACAACTGCAAAACAGCTGATACTAATGGTATCTATATATTGCATGGCAACAGAGGCGTGTTCACCAACAACAAGCAACCAGTGTTTAGGGCTGTTTATGAGGGTATAGAAGACGCTAAACAAGCTGGTGGAATCAAGGAAGCTGTGAACGCTCTTGAGAGGCGACTTGGGTCACATCGGAAAGGTTACTGTGGAAAAGCTGTTGATGCATTGTTGAAGTTTCCCAGGCAGCTGTCCGCCTCTTAG
- the LOC5511342 gene encoding glucoside xylosyltransferase 1 isoform X2, giving the protein MPFIKRLIFGLATLIVVLELVLLLFFAGSHSELEVVKELITTKASVVQDVRSNVKERRQTQRPTQSPRIPAALIERTLVFHILAESGLHDGLKSVLDHWPCVEGKQVSYKIHPLKFPEGQKPDEWKKLFKPCAAQRLFLPDILTEVDSLIYMDIDTLFLSPVQWLWDQFSNFNSSQLASMTPEGEVSATGWYNRFARHPYYGKLGLNSGVMLMNLTRMRSFGWQEKILPIYNKYRFDITWGDQDILNILFHYHPELVYVLSCEWNYRNDHCIYGNNCKTADTNGIYILHGNRGVFTNNKQPVFRAVYEGIEDAKQAGGIKEAVNALERRLGSHRKGYCGKAVDALLKFPRQLSAS; this is encoded by the exons ATGCCTTTTATAAAGAGGCTGATATTCGGATTAGCAACTTTGATTGTAGTCCTAGAATTGGTGCTGCTCCTATTTTTCGCAGGAAGTCATTCTGAGCTAGAAGTTGTCAAGGAACTGATCACAACCAAAGCTAGCGTTGTTCAGGATGTGCGGAGTAATGTAAAGGAAAGGCGACAAACACAAAGACCGACTCAATCCCCACGGATTCCCGCTGCTTTGATAGAAAG AACACTAGTGTTTCACATATTAGCTGAGTCTGGACTTCATGATGGCCTCAAATCAGTTCTGGATCATTGGCCTTGTGTCGAGGGCAAGCAAGTTAGCTACAAGATCCACCCTCTCAAGTTTCCTGAAGGTCAAAAGCCAGATGAGTGGAAAAAATTGTTCAAGCCTTGTGCAGCACAGAGGCTGTTTTTACCT GACATTCTTACGGAAGTTGACAGCCTAATATATATGGACATAGACACATTATTCCTGTCTCCAGTACAATGGCTATGGGATCAATTCAGCAACTTCAACTCTTCACAACTGGCGTCAATGACTCCAGAGGGAGAGGTGTCAGCCACTGGCTGGTACAACAGATTTGCACGCCATCCTTACTATGGCAAGCTGGGCCTTAATTCTGGAGTAATGCTGATGAATCTAACGCGAATGAGATCATTTGGCTGGCAGGAGAAGATATTACCTATATACAACAAGTATCGCTTTGATATTACATGGGGAGACCAGGATATCCTGAATATACTTTTCCACTACCATCCAG AGTTGGTGTACGTGTTGAGCTGTGAGTGGAATTACCGTAATGATCACTGCATCTATGGCAACAACTGCAAAACAGCTGATACTAATGGTATCTATATATTGCATGGCAACAGAGGCGTGTTCACCAACAACAAGCAACCAGTGTTTAGGGCTGTTTATGAGGGTATAGAAGACGCTAAACAAGCTGGTGGAATCAAGGAAGCTGTGAACGCTCTTGAGAGGCGACTTGGGTCACATCGGAAAGGTTACTGTGGAAAAGCTGTTGATGCATTGTTGAAGTTTCCCAGGCAGCTGTCCGCCTCTTAG
- the LOC5511341 gene encoding uncharacterized protein LOC5511341, whose product MELGLCKNPFVLAYYSKLTHDYDSGKLQSPEIILPSVPVVTKDLPNPPSPQEYLLPSVILWDPLQQLDCFKEGICCPFDCHNGEDDTPLLKPKKNKKGFYCWQAGQRLAVAPRQLCSSSWPVILLSRIYFCTGRIKHRSYIAHDPEILSMIPPSEATGIPFVLLHRTGFTKELSDTVLSLLASGGSLENIEHTITQQHISNFAQCKAKYEEDIQLLSLGTNQEPADFPEYKPTGVPSMEMLLGCLLVNRKEKARYYTQRMSELSAQVLLLGHFFKASQQMGYFCPNTNKWVPKYDYIFAILNEKGQVLSWQATKGKDPHDVLPLVRAVYQRLNTQGVTIELILSPDCCSFREPLISIFGSDIQVKMDPAFAVRKLEKRFKIRKCDQEAMKSCLENLSLVFQQGPDVGLCRMQETPVSDVIHSNLMSFVSHWKTMKGESGERLLHEPALQELEALQTDIKRGCLSGVPPSCGSEHVAELREQLRPALHRRFLNTDLTIPAVTSLFYIWNEHHSGSQGPLMLIDSYKDALDCIGFVPTTEQFGLVRDKGGDDENDEEPFQYTLDIHSVQCLILAALGLTGEDSECADSSTLSEATLRKISHIARNYHFVGKLLCNISVQVPDTQRLLHLSTCSLLLFSRSDCNVQDTIAHKSRLKEEVSKHLGTIYGEAGDPEGFFIALANNLNSILADLQQCEATECQQFKEYLQSVGYDPAMLDDEQVNVVTLRRLISKEWLENRERYSPLLMTPLLEFEKEAVNFANEGYIKADMMNLLPLAATQIFKLPIILFTSLELCPVVTVVPADKLSTQKCIFMGYSAAEYGTYYTVKVISQIPTHPDKPKHVCRCGLGNAKNKDSGRQFCIHIPGKYLTRCECFRNGVGCGYLCRCANCGNPQGTSVESRAKYVQHNTRSRPKHKFQTSRGMDKTPEMANWNTKEQLAFELLTSAMHYPHQGIWVLEATPNSTLKYFNQLVTIDTQSSNSTLLSTKSLAEVKQMLRVYLEHMENYADMYKKQSEINWMQMSAITNDLTNPEVNQVLVIVESTE is encoded by the exons ATGGAGCTTGGACTTTGTAAGAATCCCTTCGTGCTTGCATATTACTCCAAGCTGACCCACGACTATGATTCTGGTAAACTTCAATCACCTGAAATCATCCTTCCATCCGTCCCTGTAGTGACAAAAGACCTGCCTAACCCCCCGTCCCCCCAGGAGTACCTTCTCCCTTCTGTCATTCTCTGGGACCCGCTGCAACAGCTTGATTGCTTCAAGGAAGGAATCTGCTGTCCATTTGATTGTCACAATGGAGAGGATGATACTCCTCTACTCAAgccaaagaaaaacaaaaaggggtTCTACTGCTGGCAGGCAGGTCAGCGTCTTGCTGTAGCCCCTCGCCAGCTTTGCAGCTCCAGTTGGCCTGTCATCCTTCTAAGTAGGATCTACTTCTGCACAGGAAGGATAAAGCATCGATCCTACATTGCACATGATCCTGAGATCCTCAGCATGATTCCACCCTCTGAGGCCACAGGAATCCCCTTTGTGCTGCTTCACCGGACAGGCTTCACCAAGGAGCTGAGTGATACTGTCTTGTCACTGCTGGCCTCTGGAGGAAGTCTTGAGAACATCGAACATACCATTACCCAACAGCACATCAGTAATTTTGCTCAGTGTAAAGCAAAATATGAGGAGGATATTCAACTGTTGAGTCTTGGGACTAATCAAGAACCCGCTGATTTCCCGGAATATAAGCCAACAGGGGTGCCCTCTATGGAAATGCTTCTGGGATGCCTACTTGTCAACCGTAAGGAGAAGGCGCGCTATTATACACAGCGTATGAGTGAGCTATCTGCTCAGGTATTACTGCTCGGCCATTTTTTCAAAGCAAGCCAACAGATGGGCTACTTCTGTCCTAACACTAACAAATGGGTGCCAAAGTATGACTATATTTTTgccattttgaatgaaaagGGGCAGGTTCTTTCCTGGCAGGCAACCAAAGGGAAAGACCCACATGATGTGCTACCTCTAGTAAGAGCTGTCTACCAGCGACTTAACACCCAGGGAGTGACTATTGAGTTAATTCTTTCTCCAGATTGCTGTTCTTTCAGGGAACCATTGATCTCCATCTTTGGATCTGATATTCAAGTCAAAATGGACCCAGCATTTGCTGTAAGAAAGCTTGAGAAACGTTTCAAAATTCGTAAATGTGATCAAGAAGCAATGAAAAGCTGTCTTGAGAACTTGTCCCTTGTTTTCCAACAAGGACCAGATGTGGGTTTGTGCAGGATGCAGGAAACTCCTGTGAGTGATGTTATCCATAGTAACTTGATGTCCTTTGTGTCTCATTGGAAGACAATGAAGGGAGAGTCAGGTGAGCGCCTGCTGCATGAACCAGCCCTTCAAGAACTCGAAGCACTACAGACCGATATCAAGAGAGGCTGCCTCTCAGGGGTGCCCCCCTCATGCGGCAGTGAACATGTCGCTGAATTGCGTGAGCAGCTGAGGCCTGCCTTGCATCGGCGTTTCCTTAATACAGATCTGACTATTCCTGCTGTCACTAGTTTGTTCTACATTTGGAATGAGCATCACAGTGGAAGCCAAGGACCTCTTATGCTTATCGACTCCTACAAAGATGCATTGGATTGCATTGGTTTTGTCCCAACCACAGAGCAGTTTGGTCTGGTGAGGGATAAGGGAGGTGATGATGAGAATGATGAGGAACCATTCCAGTATACTCTTGATATTCACTCTGTGCAATGTTTGATCTTGGCTGCCTTGGGACTAACAGGAGAGGACTCTGAATGTGCAGACTCAAGTACACTGAGTGAAGCCACCCTTAGGAAAATTTCCCACATAGCAAGAAACTATCATTTTGTTGGGAAACTCCTGTGCAATATCAGTGTACAAGTGCCAGATACACAAAGACTGCTGCACCTCTCAACCTGCTCACTTCTTCTGTTTAGTAGAAGTGACTGCAATGTGCAGGACACTATTGCGCACAAGAGTAGACTCAAAGAAGAAGTGAGTAAACACTTAGGAACAATATATGGAGAGGCTGGAGATCCAGAGGGGTTCTTTATTGCACTTGCCAACAATTTGAACAGCATTCTTGCAGATCTCCAGCAATGTGAGGCCACGGAGTGCCAGCAGTTCAAGGAATATTTGCAGAGTGTTGGCTATGATCCAGCAATGCTAGATGATGAACAAGTAAATGTTGTCACTCTTCGTAGGCTGATTAGTAAGGAATGGTTGGAAAATAGAGAGAGGTATTCTCCTCTGCTTATGACGCCATTGCTGGAATTTGAAAAAGAGGCAGTGAACTTTGCAAATGAAGGGTACATTAAAG CGGACATGATGAATCTCCTCCCACTTGCTGCCACTCAAATTTTCAAGCTTCCCATAATCCTTTTCACCTCACTGGAACTCTGTCCAGTGGTGACAGTAGTACCGGCTGACAAGTTATCAACCCAGAAATGCATCTTCATGGGCTACAGTGCCGCCGAATATGGTACTTACTACACCGTGAAGGTCATTAGCCAGATCCCTACACATCCTGACAAGCCTAAACATGTCTGTCGATGTGGACTTGGGAATGCAAAGAACAAAGACTCAGGCAGGCAATTCTGCATCCACATCCCAGGAAAGTACTTGACCCGCTGTGAGTGCTTCAGGAACGGTGTGGGTTGCGGGTACCTCTGTCGTTGTGCCAATTGTGGCAACCCTCAGGGTACCTCAGTTGAAAGCAGAGCAAAGTATGTTCAGCATAACACTCGCTCCAGGCCTAAACACAAGTTTCAGACTTCCCGGGGCATGGATAAAACCCCTGAAATGGCTAACTGGAATACCAAGGAACAGCTGGCATTTGAGCTCCTTACCAGTGCCATGCACTATCCCCATCAGGGAATCTGGGTGTTAGAAGCCACGCCCAACAGCACCCTAAAGTATTTCAACCAGCTTGTGACTATTGACACGCAGAGCTCCAATAGCACACTGTTAAGCACTAAGAGTCTGGCAGAGGTAAAGCAGATGCTTAGAGTCTATTTGGAGCACATGGAGAATTATGCAGACATGTATAAGAAGCAAAGTGAAATAAACTGGATGCAGATGTCTGCTATTACCAATGACTTGACAAACCCCGAAGTTAACCAAGTTCTGGTTATTGTAGAAAGCACAGAGTAA